Proteins encoded together in one Impatiens glandulifera chromosome 1, dImpGla2.1, whole genome shotgun sequence window:
- the LOC124921234 gene encoding uncharacterized protein LOC124921234, whose translation MSQGQEAAELMRMNDSLSELPDDILNKITCMMDIQDAVRTSILSKRWRYICSKMFESLLSIKLQSIDISNLELTEVLEKCPLLEKLTLRSCSKLTSLRIGHSNNTHLKILSLENCFNLREIDVSANNLHTLELRGVSRWSKFDIKTPRLVNALCHDISMFESLIFPSKLSAQNVDGAMPALPIPRVSRFSSLRQFSTVRRLVLSVSPFSKNDRLLWVSYIFMAFPLLETLELNLFCPKRQPKEIWKDVLDKCPNRSITKLELNGFAGNHHEVYLLRYLLENLSGLRVLSICPSEKVYNSCDGWVNGKESILGKEWFENHSGWVRSIISPSVHLEFLYYHQP comes from the exons ATGAGCCAAGGACAAGAAGCTGCTGAATTGATG AGGATGAATGATTCGCTTAGCGAATTGCCAGATGACATTCTGAACAAGATTACTTGTATGATGGACATACAAGATGCAGTGAGGACAAGCATTTTATCGAAAAGATGGAGATATATCTGTTCTAAAATGTTTGAATCACTCCTTTCTATTAAGCTTCAATCTATAGATATAAGCAATCTTGAACTGACTGAGGTTCTAGAAAAGTGCCCATTACTTGAAAAATTGACTCTGCGTAGCTGTTCTAAGCTCACCTCTTTGAGAATTGGTCATTCCAACAACACTCATCTGAAGATTTTGTCCTTGGAAAATTGTTTCAATCTTAGGGAGATTGATGTTTCTGCTAACAATCTCCATACACTTGAATTGAGGGGTGTGTCAAGATGGTCCAAATTTGATATCAAAACCCCGAGACTGGTTAATGCTTTGTGTCATGATATCTCGATGTTCGAAAGTCTAATTTTTCCGTCAAAATTATCTGCACAA AACGTGGATGGTGCAATGCCTGCATTGCCTATTCCGAGAGTCTCTCGATTCTCTAGTTTAAGGCAATTCTCTACTGTGAGGCGGTTGGTTTTGTCTGTTTCCCCATTCAGCAAAAATGATAGATTGTTATGGGTCAGTTATATCTTCATGGCTTTCCCCTTGCTGGAAACTTTGGAGCTAAAT TTGTTCTGCCCGAagaggcagccgaaagagatatGGAAGGACGTCCTTGACAAATGCCCTAATAGATCCATAACCAAGCTAGAGTTGAATGGTTTTGCAGGAAACCATCACGAAGTTTACTTGCTTAGGTATCTATTGGAGAATCTATCCGGGCTTAGAGTATTGTCCATTTGTCCATCGGAGAAGGTGTACAATAGCTGCGATGGTTGGGTCAATGGAAAAGAAAGCATTTTGGGAAAAGAATGGTTTGAAAATCATTCTGGATGGGTTCGTTCAATAATTTCTCCATCTGTTCATCTAGAGTTTCTATACTACCATCAGCCCTGA